One region of Streptomyces rishiriensis genomic DNA includes:
- a CDS encoding Gfo/Idh/MocA family protein — protein sequence MTRKTVRIAMNGVTGRMGYRQHLVRSILALREQGGLDLGDGTVLWPEPILVGRREHALRALAERHGLDPRHVSTDVDAVLADPTVDIYFDAQVTSAREEAIKKAIAAGKHVYTEKPTATGLDGALELARLATAAGIKHGVVQDKLFLPGLLKLKRLIDGGFFGRILSVRGEFGYWVFEGDWQAAQRPSWNYRAEDGGGIVVDMFPHWEYVLHELFGRVKSVQAIATTHIPQRWDENGKPYDATADDAAYGIFELDGGAIAQINSSWAVRVNRDELVEFQVDGTEGSAVAGLRNCRVQHRSATPKPVWNPDIPATEVFRDQWQEVPDNGEFDNGFKAQWELFLKHVYADAPYHWDLLAGARGVQLADLGLKSSAEGLRLDVPEVTL from the coding sequence GTGACACGCAAGACGGTGCGTATCGCCATGAACGGCGTGACGGGGCGCATGGGCTACCGCCAGCACCTCGTCCGCTCCATCCTGGCCCTGCGCGAACAGGGCGGACTCGACCTCGGCGACGGCACCGTGCTGTGGCCGGAACCGATCCTCGTCGGCCGCCGCGAGCACGCGCTGAGGGCGCTGGCCGAGCGGCACGGCCTGGATCCGCGACACGTCTCCACCGACGTCGACGCGGTCCTCGCCGACCCCACCGTCGACATCTACTTCGACGCCCAGGTCACCTCCGCCCGCGAGGAGGCCATCAAGAAGGCGATCGCCGCGGGCAAGCACGTCTACACGGAGAAGCCGACGGCGACCGGTCTCGACGGCGCCCTCGAACTCGCCCGGCTGGCCACCGCCGCGGGCATCAAGCACGGCGTCGTCCAGGACAAGCTGTTCCTTCCGGGTCTGCTGAAGCTGAAGCGCCTCATCGACGGCGGCTTCTTCGGCCGGATCCTCTCCGTCCGCGGCGAGTTCGGCTACTGGGTCTTCGAGGGCGACTGGCAGGCCGCCCAGCGCCCGTCCTGGAACTACCGCGCCGAGGACGGCGGCGGCATCGTCGTCGACATGTTCCCGCACTGGGAGTACGTCCTGCACGAGCTGTTCGGAAGGGTGAAGTCCGTCCAGGCCATCGCCACCACCCACATCCCGCAGCGCTGGGACGAGAACGGCAAGCCCTACGACGCCACGGCCGACGACGCCGCCTACGGCATCTTCGAACTCGACGGCGGCGCCATCGCCCAGATCAACTCCTCCTGGGCGGTCCGGGTCAACCGCGACGAGCTCGTGGAGTTCCAGGTCGACGGCACGGAGGGCTCGGCGGTCGCCGGACTGCGCAACTGCCGTGTCCAGCACCGCAGCGCGACGCCGAAGCCCGTGTGGAACCCGGACATCCCCGCCACCGAGGTCTTCCGCGACCAGTGGCAGGAGGTGCCCGACAACGGCGAGTTCGACAACGGCTTCAAGGCCCAGTGGGAGCTGTTCCTCAAGCACGTCTACGCCGACGCCCCCTACCACTGGGACCTGCTGGCCGGCGCCCGTGGCGTCCAGCTCGCCGATCTGGGCCTGAAGTCCTCCGCCGAGGGCCTGCGGCTGGACGTCCCGGAGGTCACGCTGTGA
- a CDS encoding dihydrodipicolinate synthase family protein, with amino-acid sequence MTIRLPGADGTLRGYEPRTEPLALTTGAPFTSRTVFSAAHVVADPFADTTPDSPAAIDWDATLAFRRHLWSHGLGVAEAMDTAQRGMGLDWAGAAELIRRSAAEARSVGGLIACGVGTDQLTGPAALAEVRSAYEEQLALVEASGARAILMASRALAAAASGPEDYLEVYGHLLRQSSEPVVLHWLGPMFDPALEGYWGASDLDAATDTFLEVVAAHPDKVEGIKVSLLDAQREIDIRRRLPQGVRCYTGDDFNYPELIAGDEKGFSHALLGIFDPLGPLAAEAVRVLDTGNTAGFRELLDPTVELSRHLFQAPTRFYKTGVVFLAWLAGHQAHFTMVGGLQSARSLPHFARAYELADGLGLFPDPKLAEERMRNLLALYGVTQ; translated from the coding sequence GTGACGATCCGGCTCCCCGGCGCCGACGGGACCCTGCGCGGCTACGAGCCCCGCACCGAGCCCCTCGCGCTCACCACCGGCGCGCCCTTCACCTCCCGTACGGTCTTCTCGGCGGCGCACGTCGTCGCGGACCCGTTCGCCGACACCACGCCCGACTCGCCCGCGGCGATCGACTGGGACGCCACCCTCGCCTTCCGCCGCCACCTGTGGTCCCACGGACTCGGCGTCGCCGAGGCGATGGACACCGCCCAGCGCGGCATGGGCCTGGACTGGGCCGGCGCGGCGGAGCTGATCCGCCGGTCGGCCGCCGAGGCCAGGTCGGTGGGCGGCCTCATCGCCTGCGGGGTGGGCACCGACCAGCTGACCGGCCCGGCGGCCCTCGCCGAGGTCCGATCGGCCTACGAGGAGCAGCTCGCCCTCGTCGAGGCCTCCGGCGCGCGGGCCATCCTGATGGCGTCCCGGGCCCTGGCGGCGGCCGCGTCGGGTCCCGAGGACTACCTCGAGGTCTACGGACACCTCCTGCGCCAGTCCTCGGAGCCGGTGGTCCTGCACTGGCTGGGCCCGATGTTCGACCCCGCGCTGGAGGGTTACTGGGGGGCGAGCGACCTGGACGCGGCCACCGACACCTTCCTGGAGGTCGTCGCCGCCCACCCCGACAAGGTGGAGGGCATCAAGGTCTCGCTGCTGGACGCCCAGCGGGAGATCGACATCCGCCGCAGGCTGCCGCAGGGCGTCCGCTGCTACACGGGCGACGACTTCAACTACCCCGAGCTCATCGCGGGCGACGAGAAGGGCTTCAGCCACGCCCTCCTCGGCATCTTCGACCCGCTGGGCCCGCTGGCGGCGGAGGCGGTCCGGGTCCTCGACACGGGTAACACGGCCGGGTTCCGCGAACTCCTCGACCCCACCGTCGAGTTGTCCCGCCACCTGTTCCAGGCCCCCACCCGCTTCTACAAGACGGGCGTGGTGTTCCTGGCCTGGCTGGCCGGTCACCAGGCGCACTTCACGATGGTCGGCGGCCTCCAGTCGGCCCGTTCCCTCCCGCACTTCGCCCGCGCCTACGAACTCGCCGACGGCCTGGGGCTGTTCCCGGACCCCAAGCTCGCCGAGGAACGGATGAGGAACCTGCTCGCCCTGTACGGAGTGACCCAGTGA